A stretch of Podospora bellae-mahoneyi strain CBS 112042 chromosome 5, whole genome shotgun sequence DNA encodes these proteins:
- a CDS encoding hypothetical protein (EggNog:ENOG503PQ3S): MNRSRYVPQQSAYTAAQFQPFGPGPVPTPAQMPGMIPMGYPQQQMFGGSPNPNAMGASPILQQQQAMSPNALWAANFANGPIIEDLCAPPQMGLPTSPPMNALPPRGMPMGAAIHPSSMPQVQNVFGLRQPGTPHPAHGFAPMMPGVPARMVGSYPPGYAAQPQGIAWSHPHQLQFQQQLQQQAAQQHAQQQQQQQQQQQQQGQFLDPTMMLGRPRMEPGFATGGNGTEQMGSPSMGNSPGAQPLTPVESTLQGFISPDSI; encoded by the coding sequence ATGAACCGCTCACGATATGTACCGCAGCAGTCTGCATATACCGCTGCTCAGTTCCAGCCGTTTGGTCCCGGACCTGTACCAACCCCAGCCCAGATGCCAGGCATGATCCCGATGGGATACCCACAGCAACAGATGTTCGGTGGCAGCCCGAACCCAAATGCCATGGGCGCTTCGCCAATactccagcaacagcaagccaTGTCTCCAAACGCTCTGTGGGCAGCCAACTTTGCCAATGGGCCGATTATTGAGGATCTTTGTGCGCCTCCACAGATGGGACtgccaacctcgccacccATGAACGCCCTTCCACCTCGGGGCATGCCAATGGGCGCAGCAATTCACCCGTCATCCATGCCGCAGGTACAGAATGTGTTTGGCCTCCGTCAACCAGGAACACCACATCCAGCACACGGTTTTGCGCCGATGATGCCGGGAGTGCCAGCTCGCATGGTTGGATCGTACCCTCCAGGTTATGCTGCCCAGCCACAAGGAATTGCATGGTCGCATCCCCACCAGCTTCAGTTCCAACAGCAGCTTCAGCAGCAGGCGGCTCAGCAACatgctcagcagcaacaacaacaacaacagcagcagcagcagcaaggtcAGTTTCTGGATCCAACGATGATGCTTGGGAGGCCAAGAATGGAGCCTGGGTTTGCTACGGGAGGGAATGGTACCGAGCAGATGGGGTCGCCGTCGATGGGGAATTCGCCAGGTGCGCAGCCGTTGACGCCGGTGGAGAGTACGTTACAGGGTTTCATTTCGCCTGATTCGATCTAG
- a CDS encoding hypothetical protein (EggNog:ENOG503Q4J2; COG:S), with protein MYLVNVATKKLESFSADNIPPYAILSHTWGNDDEELSFRDIIDGLLKPGTLGVFKLDGCCKQAQLHGLGYVWIDTCCINKTDHVELSEAINSMFKWYRDAVICYVYLADATPNTRLSNSRWFRRGWTLQELLAPQELSLYGSDWTFLGSREDLAVSIEHATGIPEGFLYGDGDFYRASVAQRFSWASKRTTKRKEDMAYCLLGLFDVSLPIIYGDDHAFARLQREIMLKLRDDSIFAWGLSYEHPTKEQSQDTIRASAGALAESPKDYEYCGAIVSHASHSSPSNKFVIESGFLCITTTIYTAQEGGTYGLLNCGTKDHTSEHVVGIPLQHSTSGDYYFRPHSYSARIFPKQTTDSRSVSQSIHIQMFRDQEISRLSKPSWSIRLRTSGCLLKVLEVYPPGRLHDKLIHVDPDFDSADAVDRTWVRLQRHGNESHLLPDFILILTITRHPEDVQGRLTCALAICSCFTTLKEIADNAQLLWKSIFIRKQASNLSQHIGAALWRSSDSLSGHPRISVVMSEIVSPPDTTIDLTQQLSRVRLPDRFLSALEHEDCLNQRLARKGNELEVREKQLNKTRDMLTELNKQIEKLEASKKSLNAEDHISAIEVERLKSEKSKLESKRFKVSLNRTYLEGCLDEHHDGRNEWLRKIRLRIEKGDVTAGNDSFLDHRLENLVRLLISVERSAPLPSTKYNPPQDMTPLAYAIQEGCYELLQRLLDQGADVNEIYSNGRTALLAAIIWDKDMVVQELLEHGAIVWPALLWSVQNCDRADTLSPLLKLEETALEVDAGRFRMLLLLAAEQGSKEIILELLSWGEGRHTFDLSIKSNQDVVWAAAVKNHDSTVRTLIKHDCSPNPLSCQRLLLRSVLENCASLPPVLWEKKKADIHAKYMGGRNLLWLAADRGYDSVIGSLALIQTVIDPGSMGRQMTTADDFGQNALSRAAENGHVNAAVRLLLWEDPTVRDHDGHTALWYAVINGHADVLQALMKHKSIREDLWEMGKLLWWAVETDQEQMVDVILANDGALAFQHHYHDPHALLWSALGEGTTRIVGKLLAYREFQVHSVEMLQYAEKHRYDDLAKLLSNPLTFALQGRMVVVDRVKPETGDKKQVRFGYHDGISKFGGSMVPVETLREVEDEI; from the exons ATGTATCTTGTCAACGTAGCAACAAAAAAACTCGAGTCTTTTTCGGCAGACAACATTCCGCCCTACGCCATATTGTCTCATACTTGGggcaacgacgacgaagagcTTTCTTTTCGCGATATCATTGACGGACTCCTCAAGCCTGGAACACTGGGCGTCTTCAAACTCGATGGCTGCTGTAAACAGGCCCAGCTCCACGGGCTTGGTTATGTTTGGATCGATACCTGTTGCATCAACAAGACCGACCATGTTGAGCTGAGCGAGGCAATCAACTCGATGTTCAAGTGGTATCGCGATGCTGTGATTTGCTACGTATACCTTGCCGATGCTACACCAAACACTCGCCTCTCGAACAGCCGTTGGTTTCGGCGAGGATGGACGCTTCAAGAGCTCCTGGCACCTCAGGAGCTGAGTCTGTATGGTTCGGATTGGACCTTTCTCGGATCCCGAGAAGACCTTGCAGTGTCGATTGAGCACGCCACGGGGATACCCGAAGGCTTCCTGtatggagatggtgatttTTACCGGGCAAGCGTCGCTCAGCGATTCTCCTGGGCATCGAAGCGAACCACCAAGCGCAAAGAGGACATGGCTTATTGTCTCCTTGGACTGTTTGACGTTTCGCTGCCGATTATCTACGGTGATGATCATGCTTTCGCTCGGCTTCAACGCGAAATCATGCTTAAGCTGCGCGACGATTCCATATTTGCCTG GGGTCTAAGCTACGAACATCCTACCAAGGAACAGTCACAGGACACAATTAGGGCATCTGCTGGGGCTCTCGCCGAGTCTCCGAAGGACTATGAGTACTGTGGGGCTATTGTTTCTCATGCCTCCCACAGCTCTCCGTCAAACAAGTTCGTCATCGAAAGCGGATTCCTCTGTATTACAACAACCATTTACACAGCTCAAGAGGGCGGTACCTACGGGCTTTTGAATTGTGGAACAAAAGATCACACAAGCGAGCATGTCGTTGGCATCCCTCTTCAGCACAGCACCTCTGGAGACTATTACTTTCGACCCCACAGCTACAGCGCCAGGATATTCCCTAAGCAAACGACGGATTCCAGAAGCGTTAGCCAATCGATTCACATTCAAATGTTTCGGGATCAAGAGATATCGAGGTTGTCGAAACCGAGCTGGTCGATCCGACTCAGGACATCAGGTTGTTTACTCAAGGTCCTTGAGGTATATCCTCCAGGGCGTTTACACGACAAACTGATCCACGTAGACCCCGACTTTGATTCCGCCGATGCTGTAGACCGGACCTGGGTACGGTTACAACGACACGGTAACGAGAGTCACCTGCTACCCGACTTCATTCTAATATTGACCATCACACGACACCCTGAAGACGTACAAGGCAGACTGACTTGCGCCCTTGCAATTTGTTCATGTTTCACCACCTTGAAAGAGATCGCAGACAATGCGCAATTGTTATGGAAGAGCATCTTCATCCGAAAGCAAGCCAGCAACCTATCTCAGCACATCGGTGCCGCTTTGTGGCGAAGCTCCGATTCGCTAAGTGGCCACCCAAGGATTTCTGTTGTGATGTCAGAGATTGTCTCACCCCCTGATACCACAATCGATTTGACTCAGCAGCTGTCGAGGGTCAGATTGCCAGACAGGTTTCTTAGCGCCTTGGAGCATGAAGACTGCCTCAATCAGCGCTTGGCTCGAAAAGGTAACGAGCTTGAAGTCAGAGAAAAGCAGCTAAACAAAACACGCGACATGCTGACCGAGCTCAATAAGCAAatcgagaagctggaagcGTCAAAGAAGTCATTGAATGCCGAGGACCACATCTCTGCAAtagaggtggagaggttaAAGAGCGAAAAGAGCAAACTGGAATCGAAGAGATTCAAGGTGAGCTTGAATCGAACATACCTTGAAGGATGTCTGGATGAACACCACGACGGGCGCAATGAATGGCTTCGCAAAATCAGGCTACGCATTGAAAAAGGGGATGTAACAGCCGGCAATGACTCGTTTCTTGACCATCGGCTTGAGAATCTGGTCAGGCTTCTGATTTCCGTGGAACGTTCTGCTCCTTTACCTTCAACAAAATACAACCCACCCCAGGATATGACACCACTGGCTTACGCCATCCAAGAAGGCTGCTACGAGCTTCTGCAGCGGCTTCTTGACCAGGGCGCTGATGTGAATGAGATATATTCGAACGGCAGGACTGCCCTCTTGGCCGCAATAATCTGGGATAAAGACATGGTGGTCCAGGAACTGCTTGAGCATGGAGCAATAGTTTGGCCGGCACTGCTATGGTCGGTTCAAAACTGCGACAGAGCTGACACACTCTCACCACTCCTCAAGCTAGAAGAGACGGCTCTTGAAGTGGATGCCGGGAGGTTTCGTatgctactgctgctggctgcgGAGCAGGGATCGAAAGAAATTATTTTAGAGCTTCTGTCGTGGGGCGAGGGCAGGCATACTTTTGATCTCAGCATTAAGTCGAATCAAGACGTTGTCTGGGCTGCTGCAGTCAAAAATCACGACTCGACAGTACGGACTCTCATCAAGCATGATTGCAGTCCGAATCCGTTGAGCTGCCAGCGCTTACTCCTTCGATCGGTCTTAGAGAATTGTGCCAGCCTTCCCCCGGTCTTatgggagaagaagaaggcggacATACACGCCAAGTACATGGGCGGCCGCAATCTTCTATGGTTGGCAGCAGACCGGGGGTACGATTCTGTGATTGGATCCTTGGCGCTGATCCAAACAGTGATTGACCCTGGCAGTATGGGGAGGCAAATGACCACCGCAGACGATTTTGGCCAGAACGCGCTTTCCCGAGCTGCCGAGAATGGACATGTTAACGCTGCTGTCAGATTGCTGCTCTGGGAAGATCCGACTGTCAGAGATCATGACGGCCACACAGCACTTTGGTACGCCGTAATCAACGGACATGCAGATGTATTGCAGGCACTGATGAAACACAAGTCCATCAGGGAGGATCTTTGGGAAATGGGAAAACTGTTGTGGTGGGCAGTCGAGACGGACCAAGAGCAAATGGTGGACGTTATCTTGGCCAATGACGGAGCTCTGGCATTTCAGCATCACTACCACGACCCTCATGCGCTTCTCTGGAGTGCGCTTGGAGAAGGTACTACCAGGATTGTGGGAAAACTCCTTGCATATCGAGAGTTTCAGGTTCACAGTGTCGAAATGCTCCAATATGCGGAGAAACACCGATATGATGACCTGGCCAAGCTCTTGTCCAACCCACTGACATTCGCGCTCCAAGGTCGAatggttgtggttgatcGGGTGAAGCCTGAGACGGGAGACAAAAAGCAAGTGAGGTTTGGGTACCACGATGGAATTTCCAAGTTTGGAGGAAGTATGGTACCGGTTGAAACGTTGAGAGAAGTAGAGGATGAGATCTAG
- a CDS encoding hypothetical protein (CAZy:AA7; EggNog:ENOG503P127; COG:C) gives MMHAALLFSLLGLAAAGSPKPAKQTKVLFSYEKTVLTPSSIRSFPSLSFGDASKPVRSKPKCRAFPGTSDWPSATEWSKFGNFLNGSLLRPEPAQAACYPGPLQNQTRCQWLVTQAGQTHFWLDEPLTTLTEWPQGSTCVLNANATGECERGGWPEYVVNVTSVRDVQAAVNFARNNNLRVVIKNTGHDFGGRSMGAGSLSIWVHNLKTFEYLPSFTMGKYTGPAAHVGAGIESFELFNHMFRSNISLVGPGWGTVGAVGGWVSVAGHGTLTSKYGLGADQVLSINVVTADGQFLTVDPFNHEDLWFALRGGGGSTWGVITSVMVKAYPPINTITVPLNFGNIGFPSNSTDGTYPLPIRVATGQPPPNTNFMNNKPDQFWEGVKISYNYCLKVQELGGYCFSYIFPLGNNSFAFTSNQIIPNITASEAIAALQPLYTQLNALSIPVSLPSSGQIPPTLYAGNGQRTGSSNPANTRYRSRLFPRKNLVDPALWNKTFAAIRSGVEEGGLVFHGWGYAPTCKKAGYPGCENSAVHPAWRETVLPAALMEVIPARWTAAQAKANDEHTYKYTDVFKQLTSGAGSYMNEGDPAEKNWQDSFFGVNYKKLLKIKGKRDPWGLFWAQTTVGSEEWRVATADGYPAGQNGRLCRV, from the exons ATGATGCACGCtgcccttctcttctccctcctcggtctCGCCGCGGCCGGCAGTCCAAAACCCGCTAAACAAACCAAAGTCCTCTTTTCTTACGAAAAAACCGTCCtgaccccctcctccatccgctcttttccctccctctccttcggCGACGCATCCAAACCTGTCCGTTCCAAGCCCAAATGCCGCGCCTTTCCCGGGACATCTGACTGGCCTTCGGCCACGGAATGGTCCAAGTTCGGCAACTTCCTCAACGGCTCACTGCTTCGACCCGAGCCAGCACAGGCGGCGTGCTACCCTGGCCCGCTGCAAAACCAGACACGTTGCCAGTGGCTCGTCACCCAAGCAGGACAGACACACTTCTGGCTTGATGAGCCGTTGACGACGCTGACGGAGTGGCCTCAGGGGAGCACGTGCGTGTTGAATGCTAACGCCACGGGGGAGTGtgagaggggtgggtggcCAGAGTATGTGGTTAATGTGACGAGTGTGAGGGATGTGCAGGCTGCGGTAAACTTTGCGAGGAATAATAacttgagggtggtgataaA AAATACCGGCCATGACTTTGGTGGACGGTCGATGGGTGCTGGGTCATTGAGTATTTGGGTACATAACCTCAAGACCTTCGAATATCTGCCTAGCTTCACGATGGGCAAGTACACCGGTCCTGCGGCGCATGTCGGGGCTGGGATTGAGTCTTTTGAGTTGTTCAACCACATGTTCAGGAGCAATATCTCGCTTGTTGGACCGGGCTGGGGGACGGTTGGCGctgtggggggttgggtatCTGTTGCTGGGCATGGGACGTTGACGTCCAAGTATGGGCTTGGGGCGGACCAGGTCTTGTCAATCAATGTTGTTACTGCCGACGGACAGTTTCTGACGGTCGATCCGTTCAACCATGAGGATTTGTGGTTTGCGttgcggggtggtggtggca GCACCTGGGGCGTCATCACCTCCGTCATGGTCAAAGCCTACCctcccatcaacaccatcaccgtccccCTCAACTTCGGCAACATCGGCTTCCCAAGCAACTCCACCGACGGCAcctaccccctccccattaGAGTCGCCACAggccaacctccccccaacaccaacttcATGAATAACAAACCAGACCAGTTCTGGGAAGGCGTCAAGATCTCCTACAACTACTGCCTCAAAGTCCAAGAGCTCGGCGGCTACTGCTTCAGCTACATCTTCCCCCTCGGTAACAATAGCTTCGCCTTTACCTCCAACCAAATCAtccccaacatcaccgcctccGAAGCCATTGCCGCCCTTCAACCCTTATACACTCAGCTCAacgccctctccatcccagTCTCCCTACCCTCATCAGGCCaaatccccccaaccctctaCGCCGGCAACGGCCAAAGAACGggctcctccaacccagccaacaccCGCTACCGCTCCCGCCTCTTTCCTCGCAAGAACCTCGTCGACCCCGCCCTGTGGAACAAGACCTTCGCCGCCATCCGCTCgggcgttgaagaaggcggtcTCGTCTTCCACGGCTGGGGTTACGCCCCAACATGCAAAAAGGCTGGGTATCCTGGGTGTGAGAACAGTGCTGTCCACCCCGCCTGGAGGGAGACTGTTCTCCCTGCTGCGCTCATGGAGGTTATCCCTGCTAGGTGGACAGCTGCTCAGGCAAAGGCGAATGATGAGCACACATATAAATACACCGATGTGTTCAAGCAGTTGACGTCCGGGGCGGGGTCGTATATGAATGAGGGGGATCCGGCGGAGAAGAATTGGCAGGATAGCTTTTTCGGAGTGAATTATAAGAAACTATTGAAGATCAAGGGAAAGAGGGATCcgtgggggttgttttgggcGCAGACGACGGTGGGGAGCGAGGAGTGGAGGGTTGCGACGGCGGATGGGTACCCTGCTGGGCAGAACGGGAGGTTGTGTCGTgtttga
- a CDS encoding hypothetical protein (EggNog:ENOG503NYQC; COG:Q): MASNIPMTPWSLVLSLLAIYCFYGIWLAIYRVFLSPLSRFPGPKLAAATGRYQSYYELVTWAKGHFKIKDLHDKYGPIVRINPWEISINDAEFYSVLNVSGSVRHTNIDVRQRAALGFGESHGFTEDHNLHKMRRKPLEPLFSRRVIDLAQENIWTFAKRVEELFNKAKGTGNVISLNRAFSAFVGDAVSETCFGKSIGLLEDEDFSPSWHKLLEGLGTQTPLLFNLHILSRMLNLLPTAIVAKLHPEGAAYALLKGYTESIVDTALSSPDSIPPTSRKLIQTILSSDLPPSQKTRSRLATEASVVLAAGGITTMKMLTITSYYLLSSPSKLHHLQSELTTLMRSYPTTTPRWSDLEKLPYLSACIKDALRLGIGATRHAAKYFPNDEIEYKSWVIPKGTSISVPMYPMHYDQEVYPNPWGFEPERWLGEYDKRMDRNLNPFSKGSRMCLGKNLAYADMYIMLAVLFRPGGPQMRLYETDESDVKFECDFGVSSPRLGSKGVRVVVE, encoded by the exons ATGGCGTCCAACATCCCAATGACCCCGTGGTCCTTGGTGCTCTCCTTGCTGGCAATCTACTGTTTCTACGGCATATGGCTAGCCATCTATCgcgtcttcctctcccccctaTCCCGATTCCCCGGCCCCAAActcgcagcagcaacaggacGGTACCAATCCTACTACGAGCTCGTTACATGGGCCAAAGGCCACTTCAAAATCAAGGACCTCCACGACAAGTACGGCCCCATTGTCCGAATCAACCCTTGGGAAATCTCCATCAACGACGCAGAGTTCTACTCTGTCCTTAACGTCTCTGGCTCTGTCAGGCACACCAACATCGACGTTCGGCAACGAGCTGCTCTCGGATTCGGAGAGTCGCACGGGTTCACCGAAGACCACAACTTGCACAAGATGCGGCGGAAGCCCCTTGAGCCCTTGTTTTCTCGACGTGTGATTGACCTGGCTCAGGAAAACATCTGGACGTTCGCGAAacgggtggaggagctgttcaACAAGGCAAAGGGGACCGGGAATGTGATCAGCCTCAACCGGGCGTTTTCCGCCTTTGTTGGCGACGCTGTGTCCGAGACTTGCTTCGGCAAGAGCATTGGTCTGCTAGAAGACGAGGACTTTTCCCCAAGCTGGCATAAGCTCCTCGAGGGCCTCGGAACGCAGACACCGCTGCTGTTCAACTTGCACATTCTCTCAAGGatgctcaacctcctcccaaccgCCATCGTAGCTAAGCTCCATCCCGAGGGGGCAGCCTACGCCCTGCTAAAAGGC TACACCGAATCCATCGTCGACActgccctctcctcccccgactccataccccccacctcccgcAAACTAATCCAAacaatcctctcctccgacctccccccctcccaaaaaaccCGCTCCCGCCTCGCAACCGAAGCCTCGGTCGTCCTCGCCGCAGGCGGCATAACCACAATGAAAATGCTGACCATAACCTCTTAttacctcctctcctccccgtccaaactccaccatctccaaagCGAACTCACCACTCTCATGCGCAGCtacccaaccacaaccccccgcTGGTCCGACCTGGAAAAACTCCCTTACCTGAGCGCCTGTATCAAAGATGCCTTGAGGTTAGGCATAGGCGCAACCCGACACGCGGCCAAATACTTCCCTAACGACGAGATAGAGTACAAGTCGTGGGTGATACCAAAAGGGACGTCAATCTCTGTGCCCATGTACCCCATGCACTACGACCAAGAGGTTTATCCTAATCCATGGGGGTTTGAACCAGAAaggtggttgggggagtACGACAAAAGGATGGACAGGAATTTGAACCCTTTTAGCAAGGGGAGTAGGATGTGTTTGGGCAAGAA TTTGGCGTATGCCGATATGTATATCATGCTAGCGGTGCTCTTCCGTCCTGGGGGTCCCCAGATGAGGCTGTACGAGACTGACGAGTCGGACGTCAAGTTTGAGTGCGACTTTGGGGTGTCGAGTCCACGGTTGGGGAGtaagggggtgagggtggtggttgagtaA
- a CDS encoding hypothetical protein (COG:E; COG:H; EggNog:ENOG503NZYY), giving the protein MSSLPTKYTVGDYLAERLAQIGIRHHFVVPGDYNLVLLDKLQANPNLTEVGCANELNCSLAAEGYARANGVSACVVTFSVGALSAFNGTGSAYAENLPLILISGSPNTNDASQFHLLHHTLGTTDYSYQLEMAKKITCCAVAVARAHEAPRLIDRAIRHALLARKPCYIEIPTNLSGAECVRPGPISAVTDPVTSDKAALEAAANCASEYLSGKLKPVILVGPKLRRAGDGAEQALIKLAEAMGCAVAVQPAAKGMFPEDHKQFVGIFWGTVSTDAADSIVHWADALLCVGTVFTDYSTVGWTAMPDIPLMAAEMDHVTFPGAHFSRVRLGEFLSHLATTVKFNNSTMIEYNRLKPDPVLVRTATPSDELTRKEISRQIQALLDSKTTLFVETGDSWFNGVQLKLPPGALFEIEMAWGHIGWSIPAAFGYALRHPDRKIIVMVGDGSFQVTAQEVSQMVRFNLPITIVLLNNRGYTIEVEIHDGSYNKIKNWNYALLVQAFNGEDGNAKGLTAKTAGELQDAIKAAEENTKGPTLIECSIDQDDCSRELITWGHFVAAANARPPRLPGV; this is encoded by the coding sequence ATGTCGTCACTACCAACAAAGTACACTGTTGGAGATTACCTTGCCGAACGTCTCGCCCAGATTGGCATTCGCCATCACTTTGTCGTGCCGGGTGACtacaacctcgtcctcctcgacaaactACAAGCCAACCCCAATCTCACAGAGGTGGGCTGTGCCAACGAGCTCAACTGCTCGCTGGCCGCTGAAGGGTATGCCCGTGCCAACGGCGTCTCGGCATGCGTCGTCACCTTCAGCGTCGGCGCCCTTTCCGCCTTCAATGGCACCGGCAGTGCCTACGCCGAGAACCTGCCACTGATTCTCATCAGCGgctcaccaaacaccaatGACGCCAGCCAattccacctcctccaccacaccctcGGTACGACCGACTACAGCTACCAGCTTGAGATGGCAAAGAAAATCACCTGCTGCGCAGTTGCCGTCGCCCGAGCACACGAAGCCCCTAGGCTGATCGATCGTGCCATCCGCCATGCCCTCCTAGCCCGCAAGCCATGCTACATTGAGATCCCAACGAACCTTTCTGGAGCCGAGTGTGTTCGTCCTGGACCCATCAGCGCCGTCACCGATCCCGTCACCAGCGACAAGGCCGCCCTCGAGGCAGCTGCCAATTGCGCTTCCGAGTACCTCTCCGGCAAGCTCAAGCCTGTCATCCTCGTGGGTCCAAAGCTTCGTCGTGCAGGTGATGGCGCTGAACAGGCTCTTATCAAGCTCGCTGAAGCCATGGGCTGTGCCGTTGCTGTCCAACCCGCAGCCAAGGGCATGTTCCCAGAGGACCACAAACAGTTCGTGGGTATCTTCTGGGGCACCGTCAGCACCGACGCGGCAGACTCCATTGTCCACTGGGCCGATGCCCTTCTATGTGTCGGCACCGTCTTCACCGATTACAGCACAGTAGGGTGGACAGCCATGCCCGACATTCCCCTCATGGCCGCCGAGATGGACCATGTCACTTTCCCCGGCGCCCACTTCAGCCGCGTCCGCCTCGGGGAATTCCTTTCCCACTTGGCTACGACAGTCAAGTTCAACAACTCCACCATGATCGAGTACAACCGTCTCAAGCCTGACCCAGTGCTTGTCCGCACGGCCACCCCAAGCGACGAGCTCACCCGCAAGGAGATCTCGAGACAAATCCAGGCCCTTCTCGACTCCAAGACCACCCTGTTTGTCGAGACAGGCGACAGCTGGTTCAACGGCGTTCAGCTCAAGCTTCCACCAGGTGCCCTATTCGAGATTGAGATGGCGTGGGGTCACATCGGCTGGTCTATCCCCGCTGCTTTTGGGTATGCCCTCCGTCACCCGGACAGGAAGATCATCGTcatggtgggtgatggatCGTTCCAGGTCACTGCTCAAGAGGTGTCACAGATGGTGAGgttcaacctccccatcaccatcgtctTGCTCAACAACCGGGGGTACACGATCGAGGTGGAGATTCACGATGGCAGCtacaacaagatcaagaatTGGAACTATGCGCTGCTGGTGCAGGCTTTCAATGGGGAGGATGGCAATGCAAAAGGGCTGACGGCCAAGACGGCGGGAGAGTTGCAGGATGCGATCAAGGCTGCGGAGGAGAACACAAAAGGCCCGACGTTGATTGAGTGCTCGATTGATCAGGATGATTGCAGTCGGGAGTTGATTACCTGGGGGCACTTCGTGGCTGCGGCTAATGCGAGACCTCCCAGATTGCCTGGCGTCTAG